The Sphingobium sp. JS3065 genomic sequence ATGAAGGATATTGCGGCAGTGATTGGAAGTTTGAGCGGTCTCGACACGCAGCAAAGCGCGCGCCTGGAGACTGCTTGGGCGACCATTCGCGCCGGCCTGCGCCGGGACATCGGCGCGCGCATGTTCGACCAGTGGCTGAAGGCCGCGCAACTGGGCGACTATTGCCCGGAATCGCAGACGCTCGACCTGCTGTTCGCCTCCGACTTCACGGCGAACTTCGTGTCGGGCCAGTTCGGTGACCGCCTGCGGATGGCGTGGCGCTGTGCGGGAGCCGGGGTGCGCGAACTGCGCCTGCTGCGTGCGCCCAATGCGGTTGGGCCGCGTGTTCTGGAATTGCACCAGGCCGACGAGCCTCTGGCTTCTGACATCGCCATTGCGGACGCCCAGGGCCCCGTTTCCAATTTTCAGCCGCGTCACGGCTTCGACGGGTTCGTGACGGGCGAGACCAATCACCTCGCCTTTTCGGCGGCGCAGGCCATGGCGGGCGAAGGCCAGCCGCGTTTCAGCCCTCTCTTCATCCATGGCGGCACCGGGCAGGGCAAGACGCACCTCCTTCACGCCATCGCCCGCCTGTTTTCGAGCCATTCGCCCTCGGCGCCGGTCCTCTATATGTCGGCCGAGCGGTTCATGATGGAATTCGTCAACGCGATGCGCGCCAACGAAACCATGATGTTCAAGGCGCGGCTGCGCGCGGCGCGGCTATTGCTGATCGACGACATCCAGTTCATCGCCGGCAAGGGATCGACGCAGGAGGAATTTCTGCACACGATCAACGACCTGATCGATTCGGGCGCGCGCATCGCCGTTACCGCAGACCGCGCGCCGCAGATGCTGGACGCGATCGACCCGCGCATCCTCTCGCGCCTAGCGGGCGGGCTGGTCGCGGATATCCGTCCGGCGGGGCTGGACCTGCGCCTCGCCATCCTGGAAGCGAAGCGCGCCATTGCAGGCGATCCGCCGGTGCCCGACGCGGTGGTGGATTTCCTGGCCCGCTCGATCCGTTCCAATGTCCGCGAACTGGAGGGCGCCTTCAACAAGCTGATCGCATATGGCCAGCTTACCGGCCGGTCGATCGACCTGGAGTTCGCGCAGACGATGCTGGCCGACGCGGTGCGCGCCAATGCCCGCCGGATCACCGTCGACGAAATCCAGAAGGCCTGCGCCGCGCATTACAAGATCGACGCGGCGGAGATGCGGTCCAAGCGCCGCGCGCGCGCGGTGGCGCGTCCCCGTCAGGTGGCGATGTATCTTGCCAAGAAGATGACGCCGCGCTCCCTTCCGGAAATCGGCCGCATCTTCGGCGGGCGGGACCACAGCACCGTCATCCACGCCGTCCGCACGATCGAGGGATTGCGGCAGAGCAATCCGGATATCGACGCCGACATCCGTGCCCTGCAGCGGCAGTTGGAAGGCTGACAGGGCAGCGGCTTTGGATTAGGCTTCGCGCCATGATCCGCCAGCTTGCTCTTTTCCTCGCCGCTTTTTTCTGCCTCGGTTCAGCCTTCGCGCAGACCGCCGCCGCTCCTACGTCCGCCGATGTGCGGGTCGCGCTGGAAACAGACGCCGGGCGCATATTGGTGGCCGTGCATCTCGACAAGGCGCCTGTCACCGCCGCCAATTTCCTGCGCTATGTCGACCAGAAGCGGCTGGACGGCACGCTATTCTATCGCGGCGTCGGCACGGGCGATTACGGTTTCGTGCAGGGCGGCGCGCAGAACGACCCCAAGCGCGTCCTGCCGCCGATCAAGCATGAGCCGACGAGCCAGACCGGCCTCACCCATGACGATGGCGCACTTTCCATGGCGCGCTATGCGCCGGGCAGCGCCACCGGGGACTTCTTCATCGTGCTGGGCAAGATGCCGGGCATGGACGCGCATCCGGAGGCGGCGGGCGACAATCAGGGCTTCGCGGTGTTCGCCCATGTGGTCGAAGGCCTGGATGTGGTGAAGGCGATCCTCGCCGCGCCCAAGTCGCCCACGGCTGGCGAGGGCGTGATGAGGGGCCAGATGCTGGAGCAGCCGGTGAAGATCCTGACGGCCCGCCGCACCCCCTGATCGGTGCGATGGGGTGGAGAGCGGACATCATTCCGTCATCCCAGCGAAAGCTGGGATCTCAGGCGATAGCACACGGCCTAGCTTCACGAGATCCCAGCTTTCGCTGGGATGACAATATTATCATCGTCAGCCATTGGCCAAAGCCCGCCCATTCCAAAAAAAGAAAACCCGGCGATCGTCGACCGCCGGGTCATTGGGGCAATGGCCGGGAGCCGCCCGTATGGAAAACCGTTCAGCCCTTCTTTTCAGGCGGCAGGGTGATCTTCACATTCTCCCCATTTTGGCCGGGGAAGCCGGTGAACATCGCATCGATCAGGTTCGGCACCAGATAGGTCAGCTTGTTCGACAGCGACTGCGCCTGCGCCTTGCCCTCGAACAGGCGGCGGTTGTCGGCGGCGCGGTCGATCTTCATGCTGAGGTCGCTGGTATAGACCGTATAGCTGCTGACGTCGTTATAGCCGCTGGGGCCGAACAGCCACGGATCATAGAAGCCATAGCCCCAGGGGCGGCCCCACCGCCCGCGCCAGCCCCATCCGCCGTAGAAGAAGGGGTCGGGCGCGCCGATGCCGGTCGAGCGCACCTTCTCCCGCCCATTGTCGACGCCGTAGGACACGCGCACGATCAGGTCGGCCCGCGCCGGATCGCTGGCCGCGACATAGCCGGTCTGGCTCAGCCGCTGGCCGACCAGATCGGCATAATGCGAAAATTCAAGACCACCGGCGAGACGCGGATCGTCCGCGACGATGGTGAAGCTTTGCCCGGCGGGCGCGGGGAGTTGCTGAAAGCGGGCGACATCCGCCTTGAAGCTGGTCGCACAGCCCGACAGCGCCACCAGCGCCAGAGCGGGCGCCGCGATCAGGCCGATCTTTTTGAAACGGGTCATTTTTCTGCGTCCTGTACCAGGCACTACGCCTGCCAAACATCTTGCGTCCTGCCATAGCAAAACGCAACTGAACATCATTTGAACGCGCGTAACGGGCGAACGGGCGCAAACCATGTCCTGCCATCCCTTACGACGGCGCGGGCAGCATTATTCCGTCACGGGAAGAAGAGGGGGCCGCTTTGGCGACCTCTCAGCGCATCAGCCCCATGGCGTCATAGGCTGCGCGCAACGTCGGCGCGGCGGCGGCGGACGCCTTGGCCGCGCCCTTTTCCAGGATCGCGTCGAGCGCCGCATCGTCCGTCCGCAATTCCATGAACCGCGACCGGATCGGGCGCAGCGTCTCCACCAGCAATTCGCCCAGCGCTGGCTTGAACGCGCCGAAGCCCTTGCCCGCGAACGCGGCGCAAACCGAATCGGCGCTGGCGCCCGCCAGCGTCGCGTAGATGCCGACCAGATTATTCGCCTCCGGACGCCCGGCCAGCCCCTCGGCGGTTTCGGGCAGCGGTTCGGGATCGGTCTTGGCCTTCTTCACCTTCTGCATGATCGCATCGTCATCGTCGGTCAGGTTGATGCGGCTCATGTCGGATGGGTCGGACTTGGACATTTTCGCCGTGCCGTCGCGGAAAGACATGATGCGCGCCGATTCCCTGGGGATGATCGGATCGGGCAGGGTGAACAGTTCCACGCCGAAATCGGTGTTGAACTTGGTTGCGATGTCGCGGGCCAGTTCCAGATGCTGCTTCTGGTCCTCGCCCACCGGCACATGGGTGGCGTTGTAGACGAGGATGTCGGCGGCCTGGAGCACCGGATAGACGAACAGGCCGATGGACGCGCCCTCGCGGTCCTTGCCGACCTTGTCCTTGAACTGCGTCATGCGATTGAGCCAGCCGATCCGCGCCGTGCCGTTCAACAGCCAGCAAAGCTCGGCATGGGCGGGCACCCGCGCCTGGTTGAAGAGGACGGATCGATCCGGATCGATCCCGGCGGCGACCAGAGCGGCGGCCATGTCGCGCACGTTGCGGATGCGTTGCTCGCGCCCCTCATGCACGGTGATGGAGTGCATGTCGGCCAGGAAGAAGAAGCACTGGCTGTCCGCATCCATCTCATCCTGCATCCGCACCCAGTTGCGGATCGCGCCCAGATAATTGCCCAGGTGCAGATTGCCGGTCGGCTGGATGCCGGAAAGGACGCGCATTCTTCTATCCGTTCTTTTCTTTGGTTGCACTTTTGCGGCGCATCAGCGCCTTGAGGTCGGACAGCCGATAGGCGCCCGTGACGAAGCAGGCCACCCCGTACAGCGCGATCCCCACGCCGACAAGCAGGGCGAGCGCGACATAGCGCTGCACCATAACCCCGCCGAGCCAGGGATCGAGCAACCCTTCGCCCGCATAAAGCGCCGCGCCCATGGCGACCGCCGCCACCGCGAGCCGGGGCAGGCGGCGCCTCAATTGCGCGTCGGCGGCGAAATGCCCGCGCTTCACCAGCGTCGAATAGAGCATCGCCACGTTCACGGTCGACGACAGCGCCGTCGCCAGCGGCGGCCCGACATGACCCATGCCCACCCGGCCGAGCAGCGGGATCAGCAGGAAATTGCCGATGATGTTGATCAGGATCGACAGCATCGCATAGCGCACCGGCGTCTTCGTATCGCCCCGCGCATAATAGCCGGGCGTCAGCACCTTCACGAGGACGTAGGAAGGCAGGCCGATGGAAAAGGCGGACAAGGCCCAGCCGCAACGCTGCGCATCCTCGACAGTGAAGCGGCCATATTGGAACAGCCCGCGCACGATCGGTTCGGCCACGGTGATGAAGGCGACGGTCGCTGGCAGCGTCAGGAACAGGGCCAGTTCGATGCCCCGGTTCTGCGTCTCCATGGCGACCTGCTCCTGCCCCGTCGACAGCAGGCGCGAAATGGTGGGCAGCAATATGGTGCCAAGGCCGATGCCGATCAGCCCCAGCGGCAACTGGTTCAGCCGGTCGGCATAATAGATATAGGTGATCGACCCCGAAGCGAGCAGCCAGCCCGACAGCGCTGTCGAGATCAGCAGGTTGATCTGCGCCGCGCCGGCCCCCGCCGCCGCCGGAACGATCAGGCGGAGCAGCTCCTTCACATCCGCGTCGAAACGCGGCCGCTTGAGCTTCATCGACACGCCCGCCCGGCGGCAGGCCCAGATCAGCCACAGCAGTTGCAGCGCGCCGCCCACGGTGACGGAAATCGCCTGCACCCGCGCCGTTTCATATTCATTGGCGCCGTGGAACAGCCACAGCCCTGCGATCATGGCGACGTTCAGCAATATCGGCGCGGCGGCATTCACCCAGAATTTGTCGAGCGAATTCAATATCCCGCCCAACAGGGAAGCCAGGCTGATCAACGCCAGATAGGGCAGGGTGATGCGCGAGAGCATGACCGCGAAGGCGAACTGCTCAGCCGTCGGGTTCTGCCGCGAAAAGCCGCCGGACAGCGCCCATGTGATCGGCCAGGCCGCCGCGATCAGCAGCGCGGTAAAGACCAGCAGCACCGGCAGCAACACGGCGAGCGCGCGTTCCGCGAAATGATAACCCTCCGCCATCCCGCCCGGTCCCGCCGCCTTGCGGTTGAACATCGGGATGAAGGCGGCGGAAAAGGCGCCCTCGGCAAAGAGGGCGCGGAACATGTTGGGCAGGCGGAAGGCGACGCCGTTGAAGGCGTCCGACGCGAAGCCCGCGCCGACATAGCGCGCCGCCAGCGAATCGCGCACCAGCGCCAGCACCCGACTGGCGAGCGTCAGCCCGCCGACGGAACCGAGCGCTTTGGCGAGTTTCATGCGCTCCGCCGCCGTTCGGGCTGAGCGAAGTCGAAGCCCTGCGCTGGGTGGAGCGAAGCGGCTTCGACCAGCTCAGCCATGCCCTTCGACAAGCTCAGGGCGGACGGGGTGAGAGCCATGGTTGCCCTCAGGCGTGACCGGCCGGTTCGCCAGCGGTCTGCGCCATCGCCTCGGCCTGCTGGACATAGAGGCCGCCGAAATCGATCGGATCGAGCAGCAGCGGCGGGAAGCCGCCGTCGCGGATCGCATCCGCCAGCACGCGGCGGGCGAAGGGGAAGATCAGGCGCGGCGCTTCGGCCAGCATGAAGGGCTGCATCTGGTCTTCCGGCACGTTGCGCATGCCGAAGATGGCCGCATAGACCAGCTCGACGGCAAAGGCGGTGCCCTGCGGCGCGGTCGCCTTGACCTCGACCTTCAGCGAAACCTCTACCACTTCCTCGCCCACCTTGTCGGCGCCGATGTTGAACTGCACGTCGATCTGCGGCTGGTCCTGCCATTGGTAGACGGCGGGCGCGTTCGGGTTTTCGAACGACAGATCCTTCACATATTGGCTGATCAGCGCGATCTGCGGGCCGGTGTCGGCGCCATTGCCGGTGGTCTGAATGCTGTCGGCTTCCTCGGCCATCTCATTTCCCTGGTTTTTAAGGTTCGTCCGGTGGGCATAATGCCCGCGCTTGTTGATCCGGGCGCTTAGCAGGGGCGGCAGGGCGGAGCAATGCGCCACATGAAAAGCGGCCATTTGAATATGCGGGGAAACATGCTTATGTTGGTTGCGTTACAGTTATTCAGATTCAGTCCAAAGGGTGCCTGACCCCGTGTATGTGATTGTCATCCTCGCCATGATCGCCGGTTTTCTGGCGCTGCGGCTCTATTCCGTGCTCGGCAAGCGGACCGGGCATGAGCAGGAGCCTGCCCTGCGCCCGGCGGAGGAGCGTGCCAAGGTGACGATCGTGCAGCCCCGCCCGGTTACGGGCATGGCGGGTGATTCGGTGCGCCTGGCCGATGGCCTGATCGCGCCCGGCGGCGAGGCGGGCGTGCGCGCCTTGATCGCGGCGGACCGCAATTTCGACGTGCCGCAGTTCGTGGAAGGCGCCAAGTCGGCCTACAAGATGGTGCTGGAAGCCTTTTGGCGGGGCGACCGGCAGGAACTGGAATGGCTGTGCGACACGGACGTTCTGGCCTCCTTCGAGGAAGCGATCGCCGCCCGCGAGGCAGAGGGTCATATTCTCGACAACCGTCTGGTCCGCATCGAAAAGGTGCAGATCGTCGATGCCGGCGTCACTGGCCGCATGGCGGAGATTTCGCTGCGGTTCGAGGCGGATATCGCCGCCGTCACCCGTGACAAGGACGGCCATGTCGTCGCCGGTTCGCTGACCGATGCGGTCGGCACCAACGACATCTGGACCTTCACGCGCGATCTGCGCAGCACCGACCCCAACTGGAAGCTCAGCGAGACCGACGAGGCGGCATGAGCCTTCGTCAGTCGGGGTGGGCGCTGGCCGCGGCGTTGCTGCTGTCCGCCTGTGCCGGGGGCGTGATTCCGCCCGGCGCCAGTGGCCCCGCGCCAGCGCGTCCGCCCCGTGGGGGAGGGGAGACGGCGACCCGTCCCGTCGCTTCCACGCCCCGGCCCACCTTGCCGGTGACGCCCCCGGCGGCGACGCCCGCCGATACGGCCAATGCGGCCAATGCAGGCATCACGCGCGGACCCGATATCGCCGATCTCATCCCGCCGGGTGAGCGCTCGCGCAAGGCGCTCCAGGCCTTCCGCCTGTCCTGCCCCTCGCTGATGAAGCGGAACGACCAGAGCGGGCTGACGCGGGGAACGGACTGGAACAGCGCCTGCGCCGCCGCCTCCAGCTGGCCCGAAGCATCGGCCAATGAATTTTTCTCCCGCTTTTTCGAAGCGGTGCAGGTGGGTGAGGGCAAGGCCTTCGTCACTGGCTATTATGAGCCGGAGATTGCCGGGTCACGCATCCGCCAGCCCGGCTATCAGGTGCCGATCTACCGCCGCCCGCCCCATCTGATCGACGTCAATCTCGGCCTGTTCAGCGACAGCCTGAAGGGCAAGACCATCCGGGGCAAGGTCGACGGCAGCAATTTCGTCCCCTTCGACGAACGGTCGCAGATCGTGGGCGGATCGCTGGCGGGCAGGGGGCTGGAACTGGCCTGGGCCGCCGATCCGGTCGAATTCTTCTTCCTCCAGGTGCAGGGCAGCGGACGGCTGCTGCTGCCCGACGGCGGCGTGATGCGCATCGGCTATGACGGGCAGAATGGCCGCGACTATACCGGCATCGGCAAGCTGATGAAGGATCGCGGCCTGATCCAGGCCGGATCGATGCAGGACATCATGGCCTGGCTGCGCGCCAACCCTGCCGAGGGCGCGGCGATCATGGATGAGAATAAAAGCTTCGTCTTCTTCCGGGAACTGACCGGCGCCGGTCCCCTGGGCGCGATGGGCGTGCCCGTCACGCCGGAGGCGACGGTGGCGGCCGATCCCAAATATGTGCCGCTGGGCGCGCCGGTCCTCCTGTCGCTCGACCGGGCCGAACCCGACGGCATCTGGATCGCGCAGGATACCGGCGGCGCGATCAAGGGCGCCAACCGCTTCGACAGTTTCTGGGGCGCGGGCAGCGATGCGCGCGGCATAGCGGGCGGCATGGCGGCGCGGGGCAGCGCCCTCATCCTGCTGCCGCTGGGGTCGGCGGCGCGGCTCGGCCAGAATTGACGCCATGCTGCGATGGGCCGGCGCAATCTCTCCTCTGACGAACAGGCGCTCTGGACGGCGCTGACCCGGTCGGTAAGGCCGCTGCGCCCCGGTGCGCGGACGCCTGCCCTGCCGGTGGCGCCGGTCAAGGCGACGGACGTAACAAGGTTAACGCTTCCTCCGGTTCAGACCGTTGCCGCACCGCCGCCGCGCACCCCGGCGGCCATTCTCGATTCCGGCTGGGAACGCCGAATCCGTAGCGGAAATCTGATGCCCGACATGACCATAGACCTGCATGGCCATAGCCTGGCGGCGGCTCATGCCCGCCTTAACCAGGCGCTGGCCGCGGCCTGGGCCAGGGACGCGCGCGTCATGCTGGTGGTCACCGGAAAGCCGCCGAAAACAGCGTCTGTCGGCGCATCGCGCCGCGGCGCCATCCGCGCCGAGATCGGGCATTGGCTGGAAACCGGCAGCTATGCCGACCGCATCGCCAGCGTGCGGATCGCGCATCCGCGCCATGGCGGCGACGGCGCGATTTATGTCATATTGCGACGCAAGAAATAGACATTTTTCGACCGACATACTGACTATTTCTTAACCACTGTGCTTCATATCCGGCTGATCTGGTCCAGGGTCGGGCCACAGGGCAGGAGGCAGATGCAGGGCGTGACATTGACGAGCCGCGCCACTGCCTTCGCCTGTGCCGCCGGGGCGCTGGTGTTCATCCTGTCGCTGGTGCTGAACCAGGGGCAGGCGACGGATGTCGACGGCATCGGCCGATCCCTGATCATCGCCATCCTGTGCGGGACGCTGAGTTGGGCCTGCGCCCGCCAGGCCGTGACGACCACCGCCAGCGCCATAGACGGGGCGACCGAACGGTTGCTGGCGGCGGCGCATGGCGATCTGCATTCCGCCGTGCCTGCCGATGTCGGCCAGGAATTGCCCGACCTGTCCGTGGCGATGGAAAGCCTGTTCAGCCAGGTGCGGACCAATCTGGATCATGTCCAGGAACTGGCCCTGTTCGACCCGGTGACGGGCCTTGCCAACCGAGCCAATTTTTGCCGCCAGGTCGAACGGATGCTGGCGGAGCGCAGCGAGGAGGGGCTGGCCGCCCTGTTCTTCATCGACCTGGACGGGTTCAAGAGCGTCAACGACACGCTGGGCCATGCGGCGGGCGACCAGTTGCTGGCGCGGGTCGCCGGGCGCCTGCGCGAAGTGGCCATGGCCCAGGCCAGCGCGGGCGTGGGCGATTGCCTGATCGGCCGTCTGGCGGGCGATGAATTCACCCTGTTCGTGCCCGCCATGCCCGATCTGGACACCGCCTGCCGGATCGCCCGCGCCATTCAGTTCGCGTTGGGCGAACGCTTTGATCTCGGCAGCCAGCATGTCGACCTGGGCGCGTCGATCGGCATCGCCTGCTATCCCGAACATGGCGACACGCTGTCCGCCCTGCTGCGCTCCGCCGACATCGCCATGTACCATGCCAAGCATAAGGGCCGGAACCGGGCGGAGATGTTCACCGCCGAACTGGCGCTGGAAGCCGCCGACCGCGCAGAGCTGGAACGCGACCTGCTGCTAGGCCTGCAAAGGGACGAATTCCTGCTGGAATTCCAGCCGCAGATAGAGATCGTCAGCGGCCGGGCGATCGGCGTAGAGGCGCTGGTCCGCTGGGCGCATCCGGAACGGGATCTGGTCATGCCCGCCTCCTTCGTGCCCGTGGCGGAGGAAAGCGGCGCGATCGTGGCGCTGGGCGACTGGGTGATGGGCCGGGTGTGCGAAACGGCGGCGCGCTGGGCGCGGGCCGGGGTGATCCAGCGGATCGCGGTCAACATCTCCTCGCGCGAACTGGCGCAATCGGATTTCTTCCTGCGGCTCCGCCATGCCATGGATGCGCACCAGACGCCTGCGTTCATGCTGGAACTGGAAATCACCGAATCGCTGGCGATGGATATGAAGCCGCCGACGCTGGACCAGTTGAGCGCCCTCCGGCGCGATGGCGTGCGCGTCGCCATAGACGATTTCGGCACGGGCTATTCCAACCTGTCGCGCTTGCGGGAATTGCCCGTCGACCGGGTGAAGATTGACCGTTCGCTGGTCCGCGACATCGCCGTTTCCGCCGAAGCGCGCACCATTTGCAGCGCGGTCGTCGGGCTGATCCAGGGTCTGGGCATGGAAGTCGTGGTCGAGGGTGTGGAGACCGAGGCGCAGATGGACATGCTGCGCGTGATCGGCTGCACCCTGTTCCAGGGCTATCATCTGGCGCGGCCGACGGGGGAGGCGGATTATCTCGCCCGCTTCGCCGTGCCCGCACCGTTGATCAGGCATCGCTCCGTCTGAAGCGGGTGTCCTAACCGGCCCCTAACCCGCCAAGGCCCGCACCGTCACCAGCCGGTAAATCTCCGTCAGATCCTTGAGGTCGTCCAGCGCGACCGCTTCGTCCAGCTTGTGCATGGTCGCGTTGTTCAGGCCGAATTCCACCACCGGACAGAGGCGCGAAAGGAAACGCGCGTCGGACGTGCCGCCGGTGGTCGACAGTTCCGCCTCCAACCCCGTCACCTCGCGGATCGCGCCCGCGACCAGGCCCGACAGCATGCCCGGCTCCGTCAGGAAAGGTTCGCCGCTGATCTTCGCTTCCACCGCGCCGCCCTCGGCCGCGGCGATGGCGGTGATGCGGTCGACCAGTTCCGCGCCGCTATGCTGATTGTTGAAGCGGATAGAGATGCGGGCCTGCGCGGCGGCGGGGATGACGTTGGTGGTGGGGTTGCCGACGTCCAGATTGGTGATCTCTATATTGCTGGCCTGGAACCAGTCATTGCCTTCATCCAGCAGGATGGCGTCGATGGCGGACAGGATGCGGATCAGGCGCGGTATCGGATTGTCGGCCAGATGCGGATAGGCGACATGGCCCTGCACCCCATCGACGCTGATCCACATGTTGACCGACCCCCGCCGGCCGATCTTGATGACGTCGCCCAGCCGCTGCGAAGAGGTAGGCTCGCCCACCAGGCAGAGGTCCGGGCGCAGGCCATGGGCGGCCATGCGGTCCATCAGGGCCAGCGTGCCGTGAACCGCCGCGCCTTCCTCATCCCCCGTGACGATCAGGCTGATCGTGCCGGGCAGGTCGTCGGGCAGGCCGTGCAGCGCGGCGACATAGGCGGCGATGGCGCCCTTCATGTCGACGGCGCCCCGTCCGTAGAGCAGTTCGCCGCGCACCTCCGGCGTGAAGGGGTCGCTGGCCCAGCCATTGCCTGGCGGCACCACGTCCAGATGGCCGGCGAAGGCGAAATGCGGGCCGGGACCGGTCGTCCGCCAGGCCAGCAGATTTTCCACCGGGCCGTCGGGCGCGTCACCGGTCACGAAGCGGTCGACCGTGAAGCCCAGCGGCTTCAACATGGCCTCAAGCACCGCGAAGACCTCCCCCGTGGCGGGGGTCACGGACGGGCAGGCGATCAGTTTTTCGGCTATGCCGATCGGGTCGGCATCGGTGCTGGCTATGGTCATCGCTTTGCGTTAGCGAATGGAAGGCTCCTTTGCCAGCAGGAGGACATGTCTTGCCCAAGATCGACCTTGCGGCCATCCAGCAAACCAACCGCACTGGCTATCGCCGCAAGGATGGGAGCAGCTTTTGAAGCTTGATCGCCGGGCGTTGATGGGTGTGCTGGGCGCGGCGATGGCCGCTCCGGGGGCTTGGGCGGCTTCTCCCGCCGGGGTGGTGAAGCCGCCCCGGTTGCGGCCAGGAGACATTGTGGGGCTGATCGAACCGGCGGGCTTTACCGACGATGCCTTCGACCTCGATCTGGTGAAGGAAACGATCGTCGCCATGGGGCTGGTGCCCCGGCCCGGCAGGCATCTGGCGGAGCGCTACGGCTATCTGGCCGGGACGGATGCCGACCGGGCGGCGGACATCAATGCGATGTTCGCCGATCCGCAGGTGCGGGCCGTGTTCGCCGTTCGGGGCGGGTGGGGCTGCGCGCGGGTGCTGCCCTTTCTGGATTTCGCGAAGATCAGGGCCAATCCCAAGCTGCTGATCGGCTTTTCCGACATCACCGCGCTGCATCTGGCCTTCGCGGCGCGGGCCGGGTTCGTCACCATCCATGGGCCGAACGCCGCCAGCAGTTGGCCGCGCTTTTCCTGGGACGCCTTTCGCGCCGTGGCCTTCGACGGGGCGACGCCGATGCTCGCCAATCCGCAGGGGCAGGAGGACCGGTTGGTCCAGCGGATCGGAAGCATTCGCACCTTTAAGGGCGGCAAGGCGAGCGGGCGGCTGCTGGGCGGGAACCTGACCGTGCTCTCGACGCTGATGGGCACGCCCTGGGTACCGGATTTCGACGGGGCGATCCTGTTCATCGAGGATGTGAGCGAGCAGCCCTATCGGATCGACCGGATGCTGACGCAGCTTTCGCTGGCCGGGGTGCTCGGCAAGGTGGCGGGCGTGGTGTTCGGCCAGTGCAGCGATTGCGGGCCGAGCGGGGCTTCCTATGGCGGGTTCACGCTGCCGGAGGTGTTGCAGCAGCATCTTGGCAAGCTGGGCGTGCCCGCTTTCCAGGGCGCGCTGATCGGGCATGTGGGCAGCCAGTTCAGCCTGCCGGTCGGCTGCCGGGCGGAGATCGACGCCGATGCAGGGACGATCCGGCTGCTGGAGGCCGCAGTGCTTTAGCCGACCGCCAGCGGCTCAATCCTTGTCATCGGCGGGACGGACATAGGCGCCGCGGCCGTCGGGCGGGACCAGCGACTTGTCCCTGATCGTCAGGGTCAGCGTCTTGAAACCGGGTTGGGGCACGTCCTTCGTCGCTTCCGCGGTGAGCAGGACGGCGCCGTCCTGCTCCGTCCATTTGCCCTCCGCGAACAGGTCCAGCGCGCCATAGACCAGATACCATTGAAACCGGCCGTCCGGGTGGAGCATCAGTTCGGAGCCGGTTTCCATCACGCCGCGCAGATAA encodes the following:
- a CDS encoding putative bifunctional diguanylate cyclase/phosphodiesterase, whose product is MQGVTLTSRATAFACAAGALVFILSLVLNQGQATDVDGIGRSLIIAILCGTLSWACARQAVTTTASAIDGATERLLAAAHGDLHSAVPADVGQELPDLSVAMESLFSQVRTNLDHVQELALFDPVTGLANRANFCRQVERMLAERSEEGLAALFFIDLDGFKSVNDTLGHAAGDQLLARVAGRLREVAMAQASAGVGDCLIGRLAGDEFTLFVPAMPDLDTACRIARAIQFALGERFDLGSQHVDLGASIGIACYPEHGDTLSALLRSADIAMYHAKHKGRNRAEMFTAELALEAADRAELERDLLLGLQRDEFLLEFQPQIEIVSGRAIGVEALVRWAHPERDLVMPASFVPVAEESGAIVALGDWVMGRVCETAARWARAGVIQRIAVNISSRELAQSDFFLRLRHAMDAHQTPAFMLELEITESLAMDMKPPTLDQLSALRRDGVRVAIDDFGTGYSNLSRLRELPVDRVKIDRSLVRDIAVSAEARTICSAVVGLIQGLGMEVVVEGVETEAQMDMLRVIGCTLFQGYHLARPTGEADYLARFAVPAPLIRHRSV
- a CDS encoding S66 peptidase family protein translates to MGVLGAAMAAPGAWAASPAGVVKPPRLRPGDIVGLIEPAGFTDDAFDLDLVKETIVAMGLVPRPGRHLAERYGYLAGTDADRAADINAMFADPQVRAVFAVRGGWGCARVLPFLDFAKIRANPKLLIGFSDITALHLAFAARAGFVTIHGPNAASSWPRFSWDAFRAVAFDGATPMLANPQGQEDRLVQRIGSIRTFKGGKASGRLLGGNLTVLSTLMGTPWVPDFDGAILFIEDVSEQPYRIDRMLTQLSLAGVLGKVAGVVFGQCSDCGPSGASYGGFTLPEVLQQHLGKLGVPAFQGALIGHVGSQFSLPVGCRAEIDADAGTIRLLEAAVL
- the dapE gene encoding succinyl-diaminopimelate desuccinylase, giving the protein MTIASTDADPIGIAEKLIACPSVTPATGEVFAVLEAMLKPLGFTVDRFVTGDAPDGPVENLLAWRTTGPGPHFAFAGHLDVVPPGNGWASDPFTPEVRGELLYGRGAVDMKGAIAAYVAALHGLPDDLPGTISLIVTGDEEGAAVHGTLALMDRMAAHGLRPDLCLVGEPTSSQRLGDVIKIGRRGSVNMWISVDGVQGHVAYPHLADNPIPRLIRILSAIDAILLDEGNDWFQASNIEITNLDVGNPTTNVIPAAAQARISIRFNNQHSGAELVDRITAIAAAEGGAVEAKISGEPFLTEPGMLSGLVAGAIREVTGLEAELSTTGGTSDARFLSRLCPVVEFGLNNATMHKLDEAVALDDLKDLTEIYRLVTVRALAG
- a CDS encoding Smr/MutS family protein — translated: MGRRNLSSDEQALWTALTRSVRPLRPGARTPALPVAPVKATDVTRLTLPPVQTVAAPPPRTPAAILDSGWERRIRSGNLMPDMTIDLHGHSLAAAHARLNQALAAAWARDARVMLVVTGKPPKTASVGASRRGAIRAEIGHWLETGSYADRIASVRIAHPRHGGDGAIYVILRRKK
- a CDS encoding murein transglycosylase A → MSLRQSGWALAAALLLSACAGGVIPPGASGPAPARPPRGGGETATRPVASTPRPTLPVTPPAATPADTANAANAGITRGPDIADLIPPGERSRKALQAFRLSCPSLMKRNDQSGLTRGTDWNSACAAASSWPEASANEFFSRFFEAVQVGEGKAFVTGYYEPEIAGSRIRQPGYQVPIYRRPPHLIDVNLGLFSDSLKGKTIRGKVDGSNFVPFDERSQIVGGSLAGRGLELAWAADPVEFFFLQVQGSGRLLLPDGGVMRIGYDGQNGRDYTGIGKLMKDRGLIQAGSMQDIMAWLRANPAEGAAIMDENKSFVFFRELTGAGPLGAMGVPVTPEATVAADPKYVPLGAPVLLSLDRAEPDGIWIAQDTGGAIKGANRFDSFWGAGSDARGIAGGMAARGSALILLPLGSAARLGQN